One part of the Phragmites australis chromosome 3, lpPhrAust1.1, whole genome shotgun sequence genome encodes these proteins:
- the LOC133912246 gene encoding elongation factor 1-alpha encodes MGKEKTHINIVVIGHVDSGKSTTTGHLIYKLGGIDKRVIERFEKEAAEMNKRSFKYAWVLDKLKAERERGITIDIALWKFETTKYYCTVIDAPGHRDFIKNMITGTSQADCAVLIIDSTTGGFEAGISKDGQTREHALLAFTLGVKQMICCCNKMDATTPKYSKARYDEIVKEVSSYLKKVGYNPDKIPFVPISGFEGDNMIERSTNLDWYKGPTLLEALDQINEPKRPSDKPLRLPLQDVYKIGGIGTVPVGRVETGVLKPGMVVTFGPSGLTTEVKSVEMHHEALQEALPGDNVGFNVKNVAVKDLKRGFVASNSKDDPAKEAASFTSQVIIMNHPGQIGNGYAPVLDCHTSHIAVKFAELLTKIDRRSGKELEKEPKFLKNGDAGMVKMIPTKPMVVETFSQYPPLGRFAVRDMRQTVAVGVIKSVEKKDPTGAKVTKAAAKKK; translated from the exons ATGGGTAAGGAGAAGACCCACATTAACATCGTGGTCATTGGCCATGTCGACTCTGGCAAGTCGACCACCACTGGCCACCTGATCTACAAGCTTGGAGGTATTGACAAGCGTGTGATCGAGAGGTTCGAAAAAGAGGCAGCAGAGATGAACAAGAGGTCCTTCAAGTACGCCTGGGTGCTTGACAAGCTCAAGGCTGAGCGTGAGAGAGGTATCACCATTGATATTGCCCTGTGGAAGTTCGAGACCACCAAGTACTACTGCACGGTCATTGATGCCCCTGGACACCGAGACTTCATCAAGAATATGATTACTGGTACCTCCCAGGCAGACTGTGCTGTTCTCATCATTGACTCCACCACTGGTGGTTTTGAGGCTGGCATCTCCAAGGATGGCCAGACTCGTGAGCATGCTCTCCTTGCTTTCACTCTTGGAGTGAAGCAGATGATCTGCTGCTGCAACAAG ATGGACGCCACCACCCCCAAGTACTCAAAGGCCCGTTATGATGAAATTGTGAAGGAAGTCTCTTCCTACCTCAAGAAGGTCGGATACAACCCTGACAAGATCCCATTCGTTCCCATCTCTGGTTTTGAGGGTGACAACATGATTGAGAGGTCCACCAACCTTGACTGGTACAAGGGCCCTACCTTGCTTGAGGCTCTTGACCAGATCAACGAGCCCAAGAGGCCCTCGGACAAGCCCCTGCGTCTTCCCCTTCAGGATGTGTACAAGATTGGTGGTATTGGTACTGTCCCTGTGGGCCGTGTGGAGACTGGTGTCCTCAAGCCTGGTATGGTTGTTACCTTTGGTCCCAGCGGCCTGACCACTGAGGTCAAGTCTGTTGAGATGCACCATGAGGCTCTCCAGGAGGCTCTTCCTGGTGACAATGTTGGCTTCAACGTTAAGAACGTTGCTGTGAAAGATCTCAAGCGTGGTTTTGTGGCTTCGAACTCCAAGGATGACCCTGCCAAGGAGGCTGCCAGCTTCACCTCCCAGGTCATCATCATGAACCACCCTGGCCAGATTGGCAACGGCTACGCCCCAGTGCTGGACTGCCACACCTCCCACATTGCTGTGAAGTTTGCTGAGCTCCTGACCAAGATTGACAGAAGATCTGGTAAGGAGCTTGAGAAGGAGCCTAAGTTCCTGAAGAACGGTGATGCTGGTATGGTGAAGATGATTCCCACCAAGCCCATGGTTGTCGAGACCTTCTCCCAGTACCCTCCTCTTGGTCGTTTTGCCGTCCGTGACATGAGGCAAACGGTTGCTGTTGGTGTCATCAAGAGCGTGGAGAAGAAGGACCCCACCGGTGCCAAGGTTACCAAGGCTGCTGCCAAGAAGAAATGA
- the LOC133912248 gene encoding uncharacterized protein LOC133912248, which produces MSAAATMTWHEELATLAGETGVPLPGAGVAAPAAKVAAVGAGWLGEEEGREEEGWAQQVRGFAESTAEMLLVLGRGLWDIAAQSLASAEDSELARRLRRRAAAAGKRLSFMNEYLPEERDPVRCWLVVAAVAFVTLLVLGTGSGDETPVERPKKLYISPPNANRIQLPDGRHLAYEEQGVSSDRARFSLIAPHSFLSSRLAGIPGINASLLEEFGARLVTYDLPGFGESDPHPGRDLNSSALDMLHLANALGISDKFWVVGYSGGGMHAWSALRYIPDRVAGVAMFAPMTNPYDSRMSKDERRKTWDSWSTKRKLMHILARRFPSLLPLFYHRSFLSGKQGQPESWLSLSLGKKDKTLLEGPVFKAFWERDVAESVRQGDARPFVEEAVLQVSDWGFSLSDIQMQKKEDQGFFELIKSLFNQVEREWVGFLGPIHIWQGMDDRVVSPSVAEFVRRVVPGATVHKLLDEGHFSYFCFCDECHRQIFSTLFGIPQGPINPVPESSEVASELAEETTLPDNVTEQEQEKPSLA; this is translated from the exons atgtcggcggcggcgacgatgaCGTGGCACGAGGAGTTGGCCACGCTAGCGGGAGAAACTGGCGTGCCCCTCCCCGGCGCGGGTgtggccgcgccggcggcgaaAGTTGCGGCGGTGGGGGCCGGGTGGCTCGGggaagaggaggggagggaggaggagggatgGGCGCAACAGGTTAGGGGGTTCGCGGAGTCGACGGCGGAGATGCTGCTGGTGCTGGGCCGGGGGCTGTGGGACATCGCCGCGCAGAGCCTCGCCAGCGCCGAGGACAGCGAGCTCGCTCGGCGCCtacggcggcgggcggcggcggcggggaagcGCCTCAGCTTCATGAACGAGTACCTCCCCGAGGAGCGCGACCCCGTGAGGTGCTGGCTCGTCGTCGCCGCAGTCGCATTCGTCACGCTCCTAG TTTTAGGCACAGGGAGTGGCGATGAAACTCCAGTAGAGCGCCCGAAGAAACTTTACATTAGTCCCCCAAATGCTAACAGAATCCAACTTCCTGATGGACGGCATCTAGCTTATGAAGAACAAGGAGTGTCATCTGACAGGGCAAGATTTTCACTGATTGCTCCTCAttcttttctttcatcaagGTTGGCAG GAATCCCTGGAATCAATGCATCCCTTCTTGAGGAATTTGGGGCGCGACTCGTGACCTATGATCTTCCTGGTTTTGGTGAAAGTGATCCTCACCCAGGCCGAGATCTCAATTCTTCTGCTCTGGACATGCTCCATCTGGCTAATGCTCTTGGTATTTCGGATAAGTTCTGGGTTGTGGGCTATTCTGGAGGTGGGATGCATGCTTGGAGTGCTCTTCGTTACATTCCTGACCGAGTAGCTG GTGTAGCAATGTTCGCACCTATGACAAATCCATACGACTCCAGGATGAGCAAGGATGAGAGGCGTAAAACATGGGATAGCTGGTCAACTAAACGGAAACTAATGCACATTTTAGCTCGGAGGTTTCCATCACTACTACCCCTCTTTTATCACCGAAGCTTCCTTTCTGGAAAGCAAGGACAGCCCGAGAGTTGGTTGTCACTGTCATTGGGGAAGAAG GACAAAACTTTACTGGAAGGTCCTGTGTTCAAGGCATTCTGGGAAAGGGATGTTGCAGAGTCTGTGCGCCAGGGAGATGCACGGCCATTTGTAGAGGAAGCTGTGCTGCAAGTATCTGACTGGGGTTTCAGCTTGTCTGACATTCAAATGCAGAAGAAAGAGGATCAGGGCTTTTTTGAGTTGATCAAGTCTCTATTCAATCAGGTTGAACGAGAGTGGGTGGGATTTCTGGGCCCAATACATATATGGCAG GGAATGGATGATCGAGTGGTCTCGCCATCCGTGGCCGAATTCGTCCGGCGGGTGGTTCCAGGAGCCACAGTGCACAAGCTTCTCGACGAAGGCCACTTCTCGTACTTCTGCTTTTGTGACGAATGCCACCGGCAGATATTCTCCACCCTCTTCGGCATCCCCCAGGGACCTATCAACCCCGTACCAGAATCCAGTGAAGTGGCCTCAGAGCTCGCCGAAGAAACAACACTACCAGACAATGTTACAGAGCAGGAACAAGAAAAACCAAGCTTGGCCTGA
- the LOC133912249 gene encoding uncharacterized protein LOC133912249, with product MNTTQKVAPVESAAKVVKQASQFKRWGRKHPFVRYGLPLISLTVFGAVGLAHLIQGSKEVTKEKEDIEWEVVETTKALSRTGPVEGAYKPKKLSLEDELKDLQQKVDINSYDYKRIPRPSEK from the exons ATGAATACAACTCAGAAAGTTGCTCCAGTGGAATCAGCTGCTAAGGTGGTCAAACAAGCCTCACAGTTCAAAAGATGGGGGCGAAAACATCCATTTGTTCGATATGGGTTGCCACTCATTTCCTTGACAGTGTTTGGTGCAGTTGGGCTTGCTCATCTTATACAGGGCAG CAAAGAAGTGACAAAGGAAAAGGAGGATATTGAATGGGAGGTCGTAGAAACAACAAAAGCTCTAAGCCGAACAGGGCCGGTGGAAGGGGCCTATAAGCCTAAGAAGCTCTCTTTAGAGGATGAACTGAAG GATTTGCAGCAAAAGGTGGACATAAACAGCTACGACTACAAGAGGATCCCTAGACCCAGTGAAAAATAA
- the LOC133912247 gene encoding protein disulfide isomerase-like 5-1, whose product MDPVTTRRRRRLPIHLLVVVLTVLLALSVRSGAEVITLTEETFSDKIKEKDTVWFVQFCVPWCKHCKNLGTRWEDLGKVMEGEDAIEVGQVDCGVSKPVCSKVDIHSYPTFKVFYEGEEVAKYKGPRDVESLKNFVLNEADKANEVKLQAD is encoded by the exons ATGGATCCAGTTACTACCCGCCGCCGCAGACGCCTCCCGATCCACCTCCTGGTGGTGGTCCTCACCGTCCTTCTGGCCCTATCCGTGCGGTCTGGCGCCGAGGTTATCACCCTCACCGAGGAGACCTTCTCCGACAAG ATAAAGGAGAAGGACACGGTATGGTTTGTGCAATTTTGCGTCCCCTGGTGTAAACACTG CAAGAACCTTGGGACACGTTGGGAGGACCTGGGAAAGGTTATGGAAGGTGAGGATGCAATTGAGGTGGGGCAAGTCGACTGTGGTGTTAGCAAACCAGTATGCTCGAAGGTGGATATTCATTCCTACCCAACATTCAAGGTGTTTTATGAAGGCGAAGAAGTAGCAAAATATAAAG GACCTAGGGATGTGGAATCACTGAAGAATTTTGTATTGAACGAAGCTGATAAGGCGAATGAGGTGAAACTTCAAGCTGATTGA